Proteins encoded within one genomic window of Oryza glaberrima chromosome 12, OglaRS2, whole genome shotgun sequence:
- the LOC127757295 gene encoding probable glycerol-3-phosphate acyltransferase 3 isoform X1: MCTKIRSHCLPLYIHTMSPPCRGASVQVQPHAMAKTKLFPALFSLLLHGGAATLPPPRVPAVTVHRCTPPAARLSAGGEKTVTMVVDVEGALLRSSSSRSLFPYFMLVAVEAGSFLRGLLLLLLYPVISLLAGAGGGDVAVRAMAAVAFCGLRESRFRAGRTVLPRWLLDDVGKEAVDAIVTLTRRRSSPAATATVVWASSMPRVMVEPFLREYMAAAEGGGEVVVAAREMKVVWGFYTGVMEDGGEVAAASPEVRRAMEGVDDVVGFSGGSMDLLRSPLVSFCKEVYVVSHEEKSKWRPLPRRREYPRPLVFHDGRLAFLPTPLAAAAMLVWLPFGAALAATRLAVALALPYRHATLLLAATGQSWRLRGSPPPTPTPPPRRATGERRRGQLYVCNHRTLIDPVYVSIALDRPVRAVSYSLSRVSDLLSPIGATVRLARDRAHDGAAMARLLEAGAHVVVCPEGTTCREPYLLRFSPLFAELADGVVPVALAAEAAAFHGTTAGGWKSMDALCYLANPRMCYTVEFLPAVDASPVREGKAASTELANAVQRRVAEALGYESTMLTRKDKYLMLAGNDGVVRRRGDVGAK, from the exons ATGTGTACAAAGATACGTTCACATTGCCTAcctctatatatacatacgaTGAGTCCACCATGTAGAGGTGCAAGTGTGCAAGTGCAACCACACGCCATGGCCAAGACCAAGCTCTTCCCcgccctcttctccctcctcctccacggcggcgccgccacattgccgccgccgcgtgtTCCCGCCGTGACCGTCCACAGGTGCACGCCTCCCGCGGCGCGGctctccgccggcggcgagaagacGGTGACGATGGTCGTCGACGTCGAGGGCGCGCTGCtccgctcgtcgtcgtcgcgctcgCTCTTCCCCTACTTCATGCTGGTCGCCGTCGAGGCCGGGAGCTTcctccgcggcctcctcctcctcctcctctaccccgtcatctccctcctcgccggcgccggcggcggcgacgtggcggtgagggccatggcggcggtggcgttctGCGGGCTGCGCGAGTCGCGGTTCCGCGCCGGCCGCACCGTGCTGCCGCGGTGGCTCCTCGACGACGTCGGGAAGGAGGCGGTCGACGCCATCGTCACACTCACACGGCGgcgttcgtcgccggcggcgacggcgacggtggtgtgGGCGAGCAGCATGCCGAGGGTGATGGTGGAGCCGTTCTTGAGAGAgtacatggcggcggcggagggaggaggcgaggtggtggtggcggcgagggagatgaaGGTGGTGTGGGGGTTCTACACTGGGGTcatggaggacggcggcgaggtggcggcggcgtcgccggaggtGAGGAGGGCGATGGAAGGGGTCGATGACGTCGTTGGTTTCTCGGGAGGATCCATGGATTTGCTCCGGAGTCCTTTGGTGTCATTTTGCAAG GAGGTGTACGTGGTGAGCCACGAGGAGAAGAGCAAGTGGCGGCCattgccgcggcggcgcgagtaCCCTCGCCCCCTCGTCTTCCACGACGGCCGCCTCGCCTTCCTCccgacgccgctcgccgccgccgccatgctcgtCTGGCTTCCCttcggcgccgccctcgccgccacccgcctcgccgtcgcgctcgccctCCCCTACCGCCACGCcacgctcctcctcgccgccaccggccagTCCTGGCGCCTCAGGGGTTCGCCcccgcccacgcccacgccgccgccgcggcgcgccaccggcgagcggcggcgcgggcagcTCTACGTGTGCAACCACCGCACGCTGATCGACCCGGTGTACGTGTCCATCGCGCTGGACCGCCCCGTGCGCGCCGTGTCGTACAGCCTCAGCCGCGTCTCCGACCTCCTCTCCCCGATCGGCGCCACCGTGCGCCTCGCCAGGGACCGCGcccacgacggcgccgccatggcgcgcCTCCTCGAGGCGGGGGCCCACGTCGTCGTCTGCCCCGAGGGGACCACCTGCCGGGAGCCGTACCTGCTGCGGTTCAGCCCGCTGTTcgcggagctcgccgacggcgtcgtgcccgtggcgctcgccgccgaggcggcggcgttccACGGCACGACGGCCGGCGGGTGGAAGTCCATGGACGCGCTGTGCTACCTGGCCAACCCGAGGATGTGCTACACGGTGGAGTTCCTCCCCGCCGTCGACGCGTCGCCGGTGAGGGAGGGGAAGGCGGCGAGCACCGAGCTGGCCAACGCCGTgcagcggcgggtggcggaggCGCTCGGGTACGAGAGCACCATGCTCACCAGGAAGGACAAGTACCTCATGCTCGCCGGCAACGAcggcgtcgtccgccgccgcggcgatgtcggcgcCAAGTaa
- the LOC127757295 gene encoding probable glycerol-3-phosphate acyltransferase 3 isoform X2, translating to MAKTKLFPALFSLLLHGGAATLPPPRVPAVTVHRCTPPAARLSAGGEKTVTMVVDVEGALLRSSSSRSLFPYFMLVAVEAGSFLRGLLLLLLYPVISLLAGAGGGDVAVRAMAAVAFCGLRESRFRAGRTVLPRWLLDDVGKEAVDAIVTLTRRRSSPAATATVVWASSMPRVMVEPFLREYMAAAEGGGEVVVAAREMKVVWGFYTGVMEDGGEVAAASPEVRRAMEGVDDVVGFSGGSMDLLRSPLVSFCKEVYVVSHEEKSKWRPLPRRREYPRPLVFHDGRLAFLPTPLAAAAMLVWLPFGAALAATRLAVALALPYRHATLLLAATGQSWRLRGSPPPTPTPPPRRATGERRRGQLYVCNHRTLIDPVYVSIALDRPVRAVSYSLSRVSDLLSPIGATVRLARDRAHDGAAMARLLEAGAHVVVCPEGTTCREPYLLRFSPLFAELADGVVPVALAAEAAAFHGTTAGGWKSMDALCYLANPRMCYTVEFLPAVDASPVREGKAASTELANAVQRRVAEALGYESTMLTRKDKYLMLAGNDGVVRRRGDVGAKKDRCINYQDFGSYMQELMMKGIST from the exons ATGGCCAAGACCAAGCTCTTCCCcgccctcttctccctcctcctccacggcggcgccgccacattgccgccgccgcgtgtTCCCGCCGTGACCGTCCACAGGTGCACGCCTCCCGCGGCGCGGctctccgccggcggcgagaagacGGTGACGATGGTCGTCGACGTCGAGGGCGCGCTGCtccgctcgtcgtcgtcgcgctcgCTCTTCCCCTACTTCATGCTGGTCGCCGTCGAGGCCGGGAGCTTcctccgcggcctcctcctcctcctcctctaccccgtcatctccctcctcgccggcgccggcggcggcgacgtggcggtgagggccatggcggcggtggcgttctGCGGGCTGCGCGAGTCGCGGTTCCGCGCCGGCCGCACCGTGCTGCCGCGGTGGCTCCTCGACGACGTCGGGAAGGAGGCGGTCGACGCCATCGTCACACTCACACGGCGgcgttcgtcgccggcggcgacggcgacggtggtgtgGGCGAGCAGCATGCCGAGGGTGATGGTGGAGCCGTTCTTGAGAGAgtacatggcggcggcggagggaggaggcgaggtggtggtggcggcgagggagatgaaGGTGGTGTGGGGGTTCTACACTGGGGTcatggaggacggcggcgaggtggcggcggcgtcgccggaggtGAGGAGGGCGATGGAAGGGGTCGATGACGTCGTTGGTTTCTCGGGAGGATCCATGGATTTGCTCCGGAGTCCTTTGGTGTCATTTTGCAAG GAGGTGTACGTGGTGAGCCACGAGGAGAAGAGCAAGTGGCGGCCattgccgcggcggcgcgagtaCCCTCGCCCCCTCGTCTTCCACGACGGCCGCCTCGCCTTCCTCccgacgccgctcgccgccgccgccatgctcgtCTGGCTTCCCttcggcgccgccctcgccgccacccgcctcgccgtcgcgctcgccctCCCCTACCGCCACGCcacgctcctcctcgccgccaccggccagTCCTGGCGCCTCAGGGGTTCGCCcccgcccacgcccacgccgccgccgcggcgcgccaccggcgagcggcggcgcgggcagcTCTACGTGTGCAACCACCGCACGCTGATCGACCCGGTGTACGTGTCCATCGCGCTGGACCGCCCCGTGCGCGCCGTGTCGTACAGCCTCAGCCGCGTCTCCGACCTCCTCTCCCCGATCGGCGCCACCGTGCGCCTCGCCAGGGACCGCGcccacgacggcgccgccatggcgcgcCTCCTCGAGGCGGGGGCCCACGTCGTCGTCTGCCCCGAGGGGACCACCTGCCGGGAGCCGTACCTGCTGCGGTTCAGCCCGCTGTTcgcggagctcgccgacggcgtcgtgcccgtggcgctcgccgccgaggcggcggcgttccACGGCACGACGGCCGGCGGGTGGAAGTCCATGGACGCGCTGTGCTACCTGGCCAACCCGAGGATGTGCTACACGGTGGAGTTCCTCCCCGCCGTCGACGCGTCGCCGGTGAGGGAGGGGAAGGCGGCGAGCACCGAGCTGGCCAACGCCGTgcagcggcgggtggcggaggCGCTCGGGTACGAGAGCACCATGCTCACCAGGAAGGACAAGTACCTCATGCTCGCCGGCAACGAcggcgtcgtccgccgccgcggcgatgtcggcgcCAA